Genomic DNA from Mycolicibacterium helvum:
GCGGCGCCGCGTAGCCAGGCAGCGACCGATCGGCACGATCCTCGCCTTGACGAGATCGTGGCGTTGCGCCGCTGCGCACTGTATCGCAAGGCGTTTCGTTGTGCGGCGGTCAGCTATCCAGCCGACGTGCTGCGCCTCGATGCGCCGGCCGAGTGGATCAGACGCCACGGCGTGGCCGTGGATGTCGACGACATCGACGGACTCGGCCTGGCTCTGTCGGCGGGAGTCGTGCCGCAGCGGATTATCATGCATGCCTCGGATCCGGCGGTGGTCGCCATGGTGCGCGCCGCCGAGGCGGGCGCCGGGCGTTTTGTGGTCAATTCCCACGCCCAGGTGGGCATCCTCGCCGGCCCAGCAGCACACCGGCAGCGCGTGCTGGTCGACGTGAGTGCTGACGACACCGATGCGCTGGTTGCCGCCGTCGTCGCCGGTGTCGACCTGGACATGATCGGCGTGCATCGCCGACTGCGCGGCGGGGACGACGGCTGGGCGGCGGTGCGGTCGATGATCGCGACGATGCGCGGTATCTCCCAGCGGTACAAGGTTATTCCGGCCCGTCTCAGCCTGG
This window encodes:
- a CDS encoding type III PLP-dependent enzyme domain-containing protein, with the translated sequence MTAYVPDNIWSLPTAAGQLAAPRSQAATDRHDPRLDEIVALRRCALYRKAFRCAAVSYPADVLRLDAPAEWIRRHGVAVDVDDIDGLGLALSAGVVPQRIIMHASDPAVVAMVRAAEAGAGRFVVNSHAQVGILAGPAAHRQRVLVDVSADDTDALVAAVVAGVDLDMIGVHRRLRGGDDGWAAVRSMIATMRGISQRYKVIPARLSLGDVDAADWGCTSTDLAAIAAAVDEAVEDGCIAGRFPSPAVNISPSCGTLMPAYIGQRHV